From a single Metopolophium dirhodum isolate CAU chromosome 6, ASM1992520v1, whole genome shotgun sequence genomic region:
- the LOC132947412 gene encoding LOW QUALITY PROTEIN: uncharacterized protein LOC132947412 (The sequence of the model RefSeq protein was modified relative to this genomic sequence to represent the inferred CDS: inserted 1 base in 1 codon) — protein sequence MASRKSGDVHVTGDVMAVCSQHGEKSTSSSMSISTTEPIETIDITSECFFTSVIDSDVNENTKNTPTTSGRFPKYVDCYETLAKLSLIKWIAGFRLECRKISCQINTELYFGLLNLFCQNIAQEMFDCRNEINKSALMKSYLKQTMMFFRGYYKTIKKDKGDTLDVIYYDSMSSMLAYYIELKLMSNQRYTENPTRIKTSNKINTMLFVFLDQKIDYMFDLVFKLYYLFDSEVITNLESIMVPVCIKLLSEHPVPKKMNFLTYMRYILCFKFWQKIIHSSGMHNSVKKKELDILTLFLNKLNVPNDFMSQYEKYNWPNWPKLRMCSNEKQYLIQRGIKNVSSVLYDANLSLKKCYKDISDAAPIKDIPILLKPIIEQCKILRPDLFAISRKELLRNWNDYFDDTLKSLTPSCNSLIGKIKYNLVPINDDLSKLKHVGEGSENHFLPNIDNFSHSDKISIEKTNLINSSTNKIIDESNNDTSNENEKSSGDALETLMATLELFPANEKTQSSEDEMQVNVKKSKLSEKHVXRGDGRFDPTLSNNPSRLNYISEIISTSHPPECSNSKGSKRNQSSLFGDNSENNKICRTMSMHEKSLLNCDPNQIIDSNCHNSNIENISCVTLNDDNSVLENPKNSHNINGVSCLTNEPSVKENKCLTKSSHPKLSITAVLNLKHTQSNFTVSNKDEIVESSTKMIDSSIDQDGTATTSSDIQWPIKLSQSDPSSQGFKRNSNVLYNDGLNQKLSLNETGLSRINKSILIQPNQQFQDLSNFIAPDNLSPTNQSGSESIDEKTQIQSRAVLSFESISRIEPTEHFEMYRNTKIPSQSIELLSFAELLAAYKLLIGGKLLLCIYPKCTNSHHYHVLLSKAEILRHHFTVQFDYIRYHIQCKYKELLILNTRKSWSNIPVLSQLTGRCLCKDCSEFDSNVNLNQKTLYEYYIKGKNPSIEENSCENKQLTNRKVSLNWKKHLARRFITDNYLENHSISQMTDHMETHKKHFEYATQLFQQIS from the exons tgtaattgattCAGATGTCaatgaaaatactaaaaacacaCCAACAACTTCGGGCAGATTTCCTAAGTATGTGGATTGTTATGAAACATTGGCGAAACTGTCACTTATTAAATGGATAGCTGGTTTTCGGCTGGAATGCCGTAAGATTTCATGCCAAATTAATACAGAACTTTATTTTgggttattaaatttgttttgtca GAATATAGCACAAGAAATGTTTGATTGcagaaatgaaattaataaatcagCTCTTATGAAATCTTATCTAAAACAAACTATGATGTTTTTTCGAGGATactataaaaccataaaaaaa gATAAAGGAGATACTTtggatgttatatattatgacagTATGAGTTCAATGTTGGCCTATTACATAGAATTGAAACTAATGTCAAATCA ACGTTATACAGAAAACCCAACTCGCATAAAaacttcaaataaaataaatacaatgttatttgtttttttag atcagAAAATTGATTACATGTTTGatttggtatttaaattatactatttatttgatAGTgaagttattactaatttagaATCAATAATGGTTCCAGTTTGTat AAAGTTACTATCTGAACATCCAGTgcctaaaaaaatgaattttctaACTTACAtgagatatattttatgttttaaattctggcaaaaaataattcactCATCTGGTATGCATAATTCTGTTAAGAAAAAAGAACTGgacattttaacattatttttaaataagttgaaTGTTCCAAATGATTTTATGAGTCAATATGAGAAATATAATTGGCCTAACTGGCCTAAATTGAGAATGTGTTCAAATGAAAAGCAATATTTAATACAGAGAGGCATAAAAAATGTTAGTTCTGTTTTATATGATGCAAATTTATCACTCAAGAAGTGTTACAag GATATATCGGATGCTGCTCCAATAAAAGATATTCCAATACTATTGAAACCAATTATAGAACAGTGTAAAATTTTACGACCAGATTTATTTGCGATTTCGAGAAAAGAACTTTTGAGAAATtgg aatgattattttgatgACACTCTAAAATCACTTACACCTTCCTGTAATAGCTTGATAGGAAAAATCAAGTATAATTTAGTTCCAATCAATGATGATTTAAGCAAGTTAAAGCACGTTGGAGAAGGTTCTGAAAATCATTTTCTCCCAAATATAGACAATTTCTCACATTCtgataaaatatctatagaAAAAACTAATCTTataaattcatcaactaataaaataattgatgaaaGCAATAATGATACAagtaatgaaaatgaaaaatcttCTGGTGATGCTTTAGAAACATTAATGGCTACTCTTGAATTATTCCCGGCTAATGAAAAAACACAATCAAGTGAAGATGAAATGCAAGTGAAtgtgaaaaaatcaaaattatctgAAAAACATG ATAGGGGTGATGGCAGATTTGATCCTACACTATCTAATAATCCAAGTAGATTGAATTACATTTCTGAAATTATAAGTACTTCTCATCCTCCTGAATGTTCAAATTCTAAAGGATCAAAAAGAAATCAAAGTTCACTATTTGGTGATAAtagcgaaaataataaaatttgcaGAACAATGTCCATGCATGAAAAAAGTTTATTGAACTGCGACCCAAATCAAATCATTGATTCTAATTGCCACAACTCAAATATTGAGAATATTAGTTGTGTCACTTTAAATGATGATAACTCTGTACTTGAAAATCCAAAGAACTCTCATAACATAAATGGAGTTTCGTGTCTAACAAACGAACCTTCAGTCAAAGAAAACAAATGTCTGACAAAATCATCACACCCTAAATTATCGATAACAGCGGTCTTAAATTTGAAACACACGCAGAGTAATTTTACTGTCAGCAACAAAGACGAAATTGTAGAAAGTTCTACTAAAATGATTGATTCAAGTATCGATCAGGATGGTACTGCTACTACTTCTAGTGACATTCAGTGGCCTATAAAGTTGTCTCAATCTGATCCATCTTCTCAGGGTTTTAAAAGaaattcaaatgttttgtataatgatggattaaatcaaaaattgtcaCTAAATGAAACTGGTTTGTCAAGAATAAACAAGAGTATTTTAATCCAGCCGAACCAACAGTTCCAAGACTTATCTAATTTCATTGCACCAGATAATCTTTCACCTACCAATCAATCTGGATCTGAATCCATTGATGAAAAAACACAAATTCAATCCCGAGCAGTTCTCAGTTTTGAAAGTATTTCTAGGATAGAACCAACTGagcattttgaaatgtatagaaatactaaaataccaaGTCAAAGTATAGAATTACTAAGCTTTGCTGAATTACTAGcagcatacaaattattaattggtggtaAGTTATTGTTATGCATTTATCCAAAATGTACCAATAGCCATCATTACCATGTTTTACTTTCCAAAGCAGAAATTCTACGTCATCATTTCACTGTACAATTTGATTACATTCGTTACCATATTCAGTGTAAGTATAAAGagttattaattttgaacacgagaAAATCATGGTCCAATATACCTGTATTAAGTCAGTTGACTGGACGGTGCCTTTGTAAAGATTGTAGTGAATTTGATTCTAATGTAAACCTAAATCAAAAAAcattgtatgaatattatattaaaggaaaaaatccAAGTATTGAAGAAAATAGTTGTGAAAATAAACAACTAACCAATAGAAAAGTATCGTTGAATTGGAAAAAACATTTGGCAAGGCGTTTTATTACAGATAATTATCTAGAAAATCATTCTATTTCTCAGATGACAGACCATATGGAAActcataaaaaacattttgaatatgcTACACAATTATTCCAACAAATTTCATGA